From Leptospira brenneri:
AGAGAAAAACAAAAAAGAAGAAAAAGAACTAACCCTAAATAGGGAAATGTTTTTTTGAATTGACCAAATGTTTGCATAAACTCACGAAAGAAGTTATTAATCGAAATTCCATGCACGGTTCTTCGACCATTTTATTTGTCTACCCGCAAATGTATCACATCTTGTTGCCGGGATATAATTTAAGGTAATTATTCCAGAAAAATCTTTGAGAATTATCTCATGATCTAAGGAGAAAATACCTGAAGGTAGTCGTTTCAGTGGAACACCATTGCAAATGTCTTTTTTGTTAAATTGAATATTGACATTTAGGTTCATCTATTATGCGCCTGGTCCACGTTTAGTGCAGAATTTTTGTAAAAGATCATATGCCTTTGAAATCATGGCCGGGTTGATCGTAATAATTCCGGCTCGAATTCTAAGCCATTCAGTATTACTGATACTTCTATAAGTATTTTTGTCATTCAAATGTATTGTTGCAAGTACATCGTCAACATTACTTACTCTGATTTCACCTAATTGACTTTCCTGCGACCAGATACAAAGGGCTGTTGCAGCCAACTTAGTTCCATTCACCGAATTAGGTCCCCTAGCGGGAAAATTCTTTATAAATCCCTCATAGTAACGCATGTCCAGAGTTATAAACGGCTCATCTTTTGATGGTGATAGAGCCCCCACTAACTCCGCTGGTAAAACCCCAATTCTTGAAGCCATTCGAACAATGGGTTCTTCAGACTCATTCCCTATGAATCCTGAATTCTCTGATTCTAGGCTAGAGGATTTTTTGCTCATAGCTCTGAGAACTGACTGCCATAGAACAGGATCTGTAGATTCTGCAACCAAGGTGTCCCCGGCAAACAAAGTCACCTTTAACCCAGCCTTTATCGTATTACTATCCATTACACGAATACCTCACTCTATATTTCTGCGATGTCAATTAAACCTCATACTAAAATAAATTTACATACAAAAAAGTCAACTATTTTAATATATTTTCAAAAAATGGTATACTATGAGTATAAATACGTATTCTAAACCTATAAATACTAGCATTGCGACTGTGGATAGGTGTGTATAGGAGATTTTTATGTTGACAAACACTTGTTAACGCGCATAATAATAATATGATTAAAGTTGTCAACAAACGGAGGAAAAATGGAACACTATAAGATTCAAATAACGAAAGGTCAGGCTCAACTAGAAATATCAAGTCATGATAAGAATTGGGTCGAAAGCAAATTTGAAGAGTTTTCAAATAGGGTATATGGTGAGACAACTGATAACGATCGAAAGAAACCCGGAGACGGCATACTCAGAAAAAACCAAACTCCAACCATGAAAATGCCTATTAATGAGTTTTATCGCAAATTTATTCACGAAAAAAAGATTTCTTCCCGGCCAGATATAGCGACAATCTTTGTCTTCTATCTTTCTAAATATGAAGATAAAAAAGAAATTCCAGCCATTGAAATAAAAGACTTATTCAAAGATGTCCAATATCCTGGCTGGAATGGCATTAACATTAGTGATGTTCTCAATAAAGCAAAACGCAAAGCACTCCTTAATAGCGTAAACAATAGTTGGGCTTTAACTATTACTGGAGAAGATTATGTAATGAACTTGTTATCTGAAAATGAGTAGCGATAATTCATTAGAACGAGTTGAGAAGCTATCAGAAACACTAGAAGTATTAAGCTCTGAATATGATTTGTATATTCTTTTTATTGATCTTTGCGATTCTGCAAGTTTCAAAAAATATTGTCTGAATAACTCGATGCCACCATTTATTTGGATCTCTCGGCAAATGGTATTTCTATCTAGAACAGCCAATATTGTAAGTCGATACGAAGGAACCGTTGTAAAGACTATTGGGGATGAGGTGATGGCAACTTTCCCCACAGACATCAATGTAGAGACGATATTCAAATGCTGTAGAGAAGTTTTTCAGCTGTTCGATAATTTGAAAGCTTTTAATAAAGCACCTTTTAAAATTGAAGCCAAGGCATCTCTAGATTTTGGAACTTGCTTTGACGGTCGTATAATTGATACAAATTACATAGACCCGATTGGAACTGCTGTCGACAGATGTGCAAGGATGTCTAAACATTCTAGTTCAAATAGCATTGTTTTCTCACACGATTTAAATCAGATTTGTTTAGAACAAGGATTTCTTTTTGAAAGCGGTACTGTCACAGAGATTGAAGATGATTTAAAAGGTTTAGGAAAAACAAAAATATATAAGATCAACCAAGTCTTTAGCTAACTTGCCAATTATTTTTTCGCGCCTAAAACCTTTCCTTCAAGACAAAAAACCATTATTTATCTAGTATTCTTTGAAACGTTTTTTTGGTTTTATCTGTTTAATTACAAATTAGAGCCAACAAGTTCTTTACTACTGCGAAAAAGAATCATTTTATAATCACCATTGCCCATCGAAATCACGTTGAATGTAATTGTTAACTAGGAATTTGTTCCTTTTAGCACCATAGCTACGGACAGGAACAAATTAAACCCTAGTCTCCGTTAAGAGAGACTCACTATGGCAAAAAATGGAAAGGAGACCTGCCCATTTTCCAAACGATTTAGAATTTGCCGCGAGTGATTTCATTTTTCGCATAAACTTTGTTTAGTGAATGAAATCAGTATTCTTGTTCCGATCTCGTGGAACCAAGAAGTTCATCTGGAATGTCCTCAATGCTATCCCCAATTTGGATGGCAAGACGGTTCCCCACACGTCCTGGTGTGGCTTTGAACTTACTGCGGTCTCCTACTTTTACCATTAGGTCTGTTTTGATTGGAGTGTTTTCAAGTTTGATCACATCTCCCACATGTAAATTCATAAGGTCATTCAGAGAAATGTCCACACTTCCCACTTCGGAAATGAGAGGGATTTTGACTTGATCGAGTCGTTCTTGGATGACGGCACGGTTTTCGTCCACTTCCCCTTTACGAATCGAAGAATACCAGTATTGAGCCGAAAGTTTATTAATAATAGGTTCAATGGTGATATAAGGAATACAAAGGTTGGTCATCCCTTCTACCTCCCCTACTTTGGTTTCCAGGGTAATTAATACCACCATGTCATTGGGAGGAACGACCTGGGCGAACTGTGGGTTCGTTTCGATGTTTCCTAGTCGTGGACGTAAATCAATTACCGTAGACCAAGACTCTCGTAAGTTTCCAAGAATCCTAACAATAATCCCTTCCATTACTGATAACTCGATATCGGAAAGTTCTCGGTTGACCTTAGAAGACTCTCCCTTACCACCAAACAAACGATCGATGATCGTAAAGGAAATGGATGGGTCAATCTCTAAAATGGCAGATCCGCGAAGGGGATCCATATTGATTACGGCTAGCGTTGTGGGATTCGGAATGGAACGAATGAATTCTTCGTAAGTTAACTGGTCCACAGAAGCTACGTGCACGACAACAAGAGCTCGTAACTGTGCCGACAGGCCTGTCGTTGCCAAACGGGCAAAGGTCTCGTGCATCATCTGCAAAGTACGAATTTGGTCTTTTGAAAATTTATCCGGACGTTTGAAGTCGTAAATTTTGACTTTCTTCTGTTCCCCAACCGATGAGTATTCATCCTCTGAGACTTCCCCAGAGGAGATCGCATTTAACAGGGCATCAATTTCGTCCTGGGAAAGGATTTCTGTCATTTTTTTACCTTTACGAGTAAGTTTTTAATCTGCCAAAATCCAACACGGCTTCCTTCTTCTTGTCGCAAGGTGTATATATATTCGTACCTTGTTTTGAACCGACCCATCATTCTTTCCACATAAACTTGAACTCGGGCATCCCGTTTGGAGGGATAATCCACATTCATCACTTTAAAGTATTTTAAAACACCTGAGGGTGTCTCCGTCAAATACTCTTTAAAATCTTCGATAATAGTTTCTCTTTCGCCTACACCGGCTTCAGTATAGGCACTGCTGTAACGATCATAGGCCAAGATATATTCTGAAAAATCGATCCATTTGAAATGGTATTCCCAACGTTTTTTCATCTCAGCACCGAGAAAAAGGAAGATGGTCTCTTCTGGGGAAAGCCCACCGTTTTCTGTGATTTGGCGAGTGACCGTTTCCTTTCTTTCCGCTTTGGAATTTTGAAATAAAAATCCTACTGTATTCCCGGAACGAAGGAAGGCCGATTTGTCTTCGGTATAATTGGGGTAAAAATACCCCGTTACATAGAATTTTTGATCTGGTAAAAAGCTATAGTGTTCATCCAAATAGATAGTTTTAGAAAAAGATTCATTCCTATGAAGGCTGACCTCTTTATTCTCATCTCCCACTAAATTTACAATGGTGGTTCTACGTTTGAGGATGGGGTCTGGAAATTCCGGATCTTCAATGGGTGTAAGGATACGATCATTATCATCTTTCACAATGATTTGGAAAGAATACCGGTAATCAAAAGAAGGGAAGATACGAACCACTTCTTTTCCGGTATTGGTCACAGTGAAAGTAAGAGGAACTCTTTCTCCGGCTTGGTAACTCCGCTTGGTTAAAGAAAGACTGATTTTTGACTGCAAAGATACAAAATTATCGATCCTTTCACCCCGAGCATCCCGGTCTGGAAACGCAAGGAGGGAATTTGCCAAAAGAATTCCTAAAATCAGTAAAATTCGGAGTGACCGCATACAGTTTAAGATTTCGGCAGGATTTAAATTTTTCGAAAGAATTTTTAGGACATAAAAGGGCTAACCAGCACCCATTTTGGCTTCATCCAGGATATAGTCTGCAATCCGAATGAGCCTTGTCGTGACCCCACCCAGTTTTTTGTATTGGTAGTAGTTTTCTCTCTGTTTGTCCAAATGGGGTTCCACCAGGGCCACTGTTTTAGAGGAAACTTTTAGGTTTTTGATCTCGTTTTCTGTGACCCCATAGAGATTGGCTTCGGAAACAAAACGGTTTAATTCCTTCACCAAACTTTCATCAGTAAGGTCTTGGATCTCAAAAACCTTTTCAATTTTCAAAATGAAATCGGTAAGAGTTTTTTTGATTTTCGATTCTTCTTCTGTGGGTTTTCGTTTGGAAGTTACTTGGTTCAGTGATTCATAACGTTCGAGAGCCGTCTCATAAAGTTGGCTCATTTTCGATTTTTGACCCAAAATAAAACTAATGAAACTAAGAAGTCCGACAAAGGTATCGGGGTAACGATTGATTCCCCCAATCTCGTCAAGTGCATTGGCAAATGCTTCTTCATTATGAGGTACTGTCATAATGAATTTTAATACCGGTTCCACTGAGGAACCAGAGGTGTATTTTTGTATGACTTCGATTCCTTCTAAGTAGTTCATTGTCTTTTATCAATCACAACAACCTTTCGGATTGTCGTTTGAAGGTTCCCCTTTTCAATGATTCGATCCAGTACATCATACCCAGAAACTAAAAATCCAAAAACAGTGTGGAGACCATCAAGATGTGGGGTGTCTACCTGGTTGATAAAAAATTGTGACCCGTTGGTGTTCGGGCCTGCATTGGCCATAGCAAGAGACCCGCGAAGGGCTTTTTTACTTGGAACCGTTTCGTTATAACGATATCCCACTCGATGTAAAACTTCCAGAACAGGAAGTTCCATCGCTTCTTGGTAAGCCTTTTCTACTTCCGTTCGTTTCTCTTCAAACTCCGCTCGGGATTGAATTTTAAACTCTGCTAAAACCGCACGTTGCAATTGGGATTGGTATTGAGGAGCATCTTTGATTTTGAGTTTGTCAAGACCCAAAGCCTTTCCATTGATTTCGTCTTCGATTTGAAATCCTGGCCCTCCGGTTCCGTCTCCTCTGGGACATCCCCCTTGTGCCATAAAGTTTTCAATTACCCTATGAAATTTAAGTCCATCGTAGAACGGTCGTCTTTCGGAATCTTTGTCGGTTTTGAAGTCTTTTTCCCCTTGGGCCAAATCAATAAAGTTTTGAACCGTTTTAGGTGCTGCCGTGTCGTATAGTTCCAAAACCAAATCACCAGCAGTGGTGGAAAATACAGCATAGATGGCAGGTTTTTCTGGTAACTTGACCGAAGTGGTATCTTGTCGTTTGACAATGACCTTAGACAAAGAATAAGAAACTGGTTCATAAGTGATTTTTTTGAAAGTTTGGTCACTACAAAATACAGTTTGAGAAAGAACCAAAAAGAGAAATGCGAAAACGGAGATTTTGTTTAGGAACTTAGAATTCATATTTATTTTTTACCTTTTGATTCTATCGATTTTAGCTTTTTGGTCAATTCGTTTACTTTGGCTTTTGCCCGTTTGATTTGTTCTTTTTGACGAGGAAGTGAAGTCCCTCCCATCACATCTTTTTTGTCACAAGAGGTTTCGAGAGAAATCGCCGCTTCATATCCAGGATCTGTGAGAACCGCATGGATTTGGCCCCTCTCTCCACTCGGAATGGTAAACAAATCATAACCTTTGGATGAGCAGTGTTTCACAAGCTCCCCCACAATTTCATGGGCGGAACGGAAAGGAATCCCCTTAGCACTGACAATCCAATCGGCAAGATCTGTGGCTGTAGAAAATCCAGAACGAAGGCTACGGATCGCATTTTCTGGAAATACTTGGATTCCCTGAACCATATCCCGCACCCCCTCGATGCTGAGTTTGATTTGTTTGACTGTATCAAATAACGGAAGTTTATCTTCTTGGAAATCTCGATTATACGATAAAGGTGTTCCTTTCAGCATCACTAGTAAATGGGTCAAACTACCAATCACGCGACCTGCTTTTCCTCGGATGAGTTCTGCCACGTCAGGATTTTTTTTCTGGGGCATAATAGAAGAACCCGTGGTTAAGTGATCGGGAAGTTTGAAATAACTAAATTCCTGAGAGGTATAAAGGATGATCTCCTCACAAAAACGAGAGACATGGATCATAAACTGAGAGGATGCAAAAAGGAATTTAAAGATATGGTCTCTTTGGCTTACCGCATCCATAGAATTTTCAGAAATCCGAGAGAGGGATAAATCTTTCCTTAGAAATTCTCTATCTGTGGCATAGTTGACTCCTGCGAGAGCACCAGAACCTAATACAAGTTCATCTGCTCTTTCATAGGCACTTAAAAAATCTTCAAAGTCACGAACGTTCGCCCAAAAATGAGATAAAAAATAATGAGAAGCACGAATGGGTTGGGCAATTTGTAAGTGTGTATATCCAGGAATGATGGTTTTTGTATGATCCTCAGCTTTTCCGATCCAAGCAGAAAGTAAATCAGCAAGTAAAACCAAAATGGACTGCACTTCCGTTTTGATATACAAACGAACGTCCTGCGAAACTTGATCATTACGACTCCTACCAGTATGGAGTTTTTTTCCTAAATCTCCAAGAAGCTCCGTTAGGCGAGATTCCACAGACATATGGATGTCTTCGTTCTCAATTTTGAATTCAAACTTTCCAGAATCGATTTCTTTTTTGATCTGCGAAAGCCCTGTTTCAATTTTTCTTTGTTCCGATTCAGAGAGAATTCCGATTCGTTTTAACATTCGCGAATGGGAAATCGAACCTTCAATATCATGAGCATAAAGTTCTTTATCAAAACTTATGGATTCTCCAATACGAATCATTAGCGAAGATGGTGGTGCATCAAACCTTCCACCCCATAATTTTTTTTCTTTCATTCTGATTCCTTATGATATGTATCTGTCCATACTTTCAAAATCTCTTTGTCCTTTTCTGATAACTGGGCACTAGGATGTAATAAAAGATAATCTTTAGGAGGCATCTCTCCTTCCTCAACCTGTTCCCAAACCTCGTAGATTTTTTTGTTTTGTTTTCTTTCCGCAAGTGATCCGAACTCAGAAAAATTCAATTCCTCTCGTCCTTCGTCCACATGATGGGAAATGAGCAAAGATGCCGGAAATATATAAGAGTAAGTCGGCCAAACCGTTTCGTTGGAATGACAATCATAACAGCTGCGTTTTAAGATTTCTTTAACTTCTTTACTAGTTTGGATTTCAGAAGTTGTTGGAGGGTTGGTTCTTGAAACTGGAAAAAACTGAAGGAGGAGAAAAATACCGAGTAGAATGAGAAAAATTCGTTTCACACAAGACAGGTTCTATCCCTTCTCCCGAAATCAAAGTATTATTTTTCTTGCCTTACATTAGAATCTGACGTTCCTTCTCCTTAGAGGTTTCCATTGGATTTTATTTTCGCAAACTCACCCTATGTCTGGATTTTTCTAGGAATCACATTATTATTTTCTGAGTTCCTACTTCCTGGAACTTTTGTAATGTTTCTAGGAATTGGAGCCATATTTACGGGGATTTTGACTCGTTTGGTAGAACTCCAATTTTACACCCAAGTGGTTGTTTGGGTGGTCTCTAGTCTTGTTTCCATTCTCGTTGGTGGATCCGCAGTGAAACGATTTTTTAAATCGGAATCTTCTGTAGATCCTTTTGTCCAAGATGATTTTCTAAACCAAATAGTTCCTGTGGAAACAGATATTTTAGTACAAAGACATGGTGGCAAAATTCGTTTTCAAGGAACTCTTTGGGATGCGATTTCTACCGATTCCAAAATACCAAAAGGAAATTACGTTCGTATTCTCTCTAGGGAAAATCTTACTTTTACAGTAGAGAAAGTAGAATCATAAACAAAGAATTTCGTTTTTTTTAAACACAAATAAAAAAACCCTTTTCTCTTTTTCCTCATCTTATAGGGTCAAACGTCTTAGAGGAGGAAATTATGGGTGCAACCGTCATTGTTGTATTTTTGGTCGTTGTTTATATCATTAAAAAAACAATCATCATCGTTCCAGAACAAAGTGTTTATGTAAAAGAAAGATTAGGTGTGCTAAATGGTGTTTTGAAATCGGGATTTTATTTTATGATTCCGTTTATTGATCAAATCCGTTATCGCCAAAATCTAAAAGAACAAACCATCGATATTGATCCACAAGTTTGTATCACAAAGGATAACGTATCCGTTGAAGTGGATGGGGTATTGTATCTAAAAGTTGTAGATGGAGAAAAAGCATCTTACGGAATCGATAACTTTATGTTAGCGACCACTCAACTGGCACAAACCACTCTTCGTTCCGAAATTGGAAAATTAATTTTTGATAATCTACTTTCTGAAAGAGATGAAATCAATGGTCGTGTGGTTTCCAATATTGACCGTGCGACTGATCCTTGGGGAATCAAAGTCACAAGATACGAAATTAGAAATATCACTCCGCCAAAACAAATCTTACTTGAGATGGAAAACCAGATGAAATCTGAAAGGGAAAGACGAGCAGAAATCACCATCTCTCAAGGAGAAAAGGATGCTCGGGTGAATCACTCTGTAGGAGAAAGACAAGAATCCATCAACATCTCCGAAGGGGAAAAAATTCGTTTGGTGAATGAGGCCGATGGACGTGCCCAAGAAATCACTCTCATTTCAAATGCCACCGCAAAAGGTTTACAACTCATCTCCGAAGCCATTAGCAAAAAAGGAGGAAAGGAAGCGGTGAGTTTACAGATCACTCAAGAGTATTTGGATGCCCTGGGTTCCATTTTAAAAACATCCAAAACCACAGTGGTTCCAGAAACTTTAGCGAACATTGGTGGAGTTTTTGAAGGACTTTCCAAAATCACAACGAAAATCCCACAGGTAGGAGAATAGAATGGAATTTGTATACTTAGCCTTTTGGTCGATCATTGCCATATATTTGATTTATAAAATCTTCCGCTGCATTCGGATCATTCCGGCGCAAGATGTTCTCATTGTAGAGCGACTTGGAAAATACTCTCGTAGTTTACGAGCAGGGTTTCATATCCTCATTCCTTTCATTGATCGCGATGCGTATTACCATACCCTCAAAGAACAATCAATTGATGTACAACCGCAGATTTGTATCACGCATGACAACGTACAGGTGAAAGTGGATGGTGTGATTTATTTAAAAATCATTGATCCAGTACGCGCCTCTTATGGAATCGAAGACTTTCAATTTGCTGCCATCCAACTCGCACAAACGACAATGCGTTCTGTGATTGGAACGATGGAATTAGATAAAACCATTGGGGAAAAAGATTTAATCAACTCTACCATTGTTGCGGCTATCGACCAAGCTTCCGAACCTTGGGGAATTAAAGTCAATCGTTATGAGATTCTCAATATTGTTCCACCAAAATCTGTCCTTGACGCTATGGAAAAAGAGAAGAAAGCACAGATCGCCAAACGTTCACAAGTTCTGCTTTCCGAAGGAGAAAGAGATTCCAG
This genomic window contains:
- the fliM gene encoding flagellar motor switch protein FliM, with amino-acid sequence MTEILSQDEIDALLNAISSGEVSEDEYSSVGEQKKVKIYDFKRPDKFSKDQIRTLQMMHETFARLATTGLSAQLRALVVVHVASVDQLTYEEFIRSIPNPTTLAVINMDPLRGSAILEIDPSISFTIIDRLFGGKGESSKVNRELSDIELSVMEGIIVRILGNLRESWSTVIDLRPRLGNIETNPQFAQVVPPNDMVVLITLETKVGEVEGMTNLCIPYITIEPIINKLSAQYWYSSIRKGEVDENRAVIQERLDQVKIPLISEVGSVDISLNDLMNLHVGDVIKLENTPIKTDLMVKVGDRSKFKATPGRVGNRLAIQIGDSIEDIPDELLGSTRSEQEY
- a CDS encoding peptidylprolyl isomerase, which gives rise to MNSKFLNKISVFAFLFLVLSQTVFCSDQTFKKITYEPVSYSLSKVIVKRQDTTSVKLPEKPAIYAVFSTTAGDLVLELYDTAAPKTVQNFIDLAQGEKDFKTDKDSERRPFYDGLKFHRVIENFMAQGGCPRGDGTGGPGFQIEDEINGKALGLDKLKIKDAPQYQSQLQRAVLAEFKIQSRAEFEEKRTEVEKAYQEAMELPVLEVLHRVGYRYNETVPSKKALRGSLAMANAGPNTNGSQFFINQVDTPHLDGLHTVFGFLVSGYDVLDRIIEKGNLQTTIRKVVVIDKRQ
- a CDS encoding NfeD family protein; translated protein: MDFIFANSPYVWIFLGITLLFSEFLLPGTFVMFLGIGAIFTGILTRLVELQFYTQVVVWVVSSLVSILVGGSAVKRFFKSESSVDPFVQDDFLNQIVPVETDILVQRHGGKIRFQGTLWDAISTDSKIPKGNYVRILSRENLTFTVEKVES
- a CDS encoding adenylate/guanylate cyclase domain-containing protein; translation: MSSDNSLERVEKLSETLEVLSSEYDLYILFIDLCDSASFKKYCLNNSMPPFIWISRQMVFLSRTANIVSRYEGTVVKTIGDEVMATFPTDINVETIFKCCREVFQLFDNLKAFNKAPFKIEAKASLDFGTCFDGRIIDTNYIDPIGTAVDRCARMSKHSSSNSIVFSHDLNQICLEQGFLFESGTVTEIEDDLKGLGKTKIYKINQVFS
- a CDS encoding SPFH domain-containing protein, yielding MEFVYLAFWSIIAIYLIYKIFRCIRIIPAQDVLIVERLGKYSRSLRAGFHILIPFIDRDAYYHTLKEQSIDVQPQICITHDNVQVKVDGVIYLKIIDPVRASYGIEDFQFAAIQLAQTTMRSVIGTMELDKTIGEKDLINSTIVAAIDQASEPWGIKVNRYEILNIVPPKSVLDAMEKEKKAQIAKRSQVLLSEGERDSRINRSLGFKEEAVNKSEGEKQRRINSAEGKATEIEALAVATAKGIEAIASSISDQGGASAIKLQITKAFIHNFLNVAKENTEILIPADVMNLPNLISNLTEGKKPKV
- the argH gene encoding argininosuccinate lyase, which gives rise to MKEKKLWGGRFDAPPSSLMIRIGESISFDKELYAHDIEGSISHSRMLKRIGILSESEQRKIETGLSQIKKEIDSGKFEFKIENEDIHMSVESRLTELLGDLGKKLHTGRSRNDQVSQDVRLYIKTEVQSILVLLADLLSAWIGKAEDHTKTIIPGYTHLQIAQPIRASHYFLSHFWANVRDFEDFLSAYERADELVLGSGALAGVNYATDREFLRKDLSLSRISENSMDAVSQRDHIFKFLFASSQFMIHVSRFCEEIILYTSQEFSYFKLPDHLTTGSSIMPQKKNPDVAELIRGKAGRVIGSLTHLLVMLKGTPLSYNRDFQEDKLPLFDTVKQIKLSIEGVRDMVQGIQVFPENAIRSLRSGFSTATDLADWIVSAKGIPFRSAHEIVGELVKHCSSKGYDLFTIPSGERGQIHAVLTDPGYEAAISLETSCDKKDVMGGTSLPRQKEQIKRAKAKVNELTKKLKSIESKGKK
- a CDS encoding SPFH domain-containing protein, translating into MGATVIVVFLVVVYIIKKTIIIVPEQSVYVKERLGVLNGVLKSGFYFMIPFIDQIRYRQNLKEQTIDIDPQVCITKDNVSVEVDGVLYLKVVDGEKASYGIDNFMLATTQLAQTTLRSEIGKLIFDNLLSERDEINGRVVSNIDRATDPWGIKVTRYEIRNITPPKQILLEMENQMKSERERRAEITISQGEKDARVNHSVGERQESINISEGEKIRLVNEADGRAQEITLISNATAKGLQLISEAISKKGGKEAVSLQITQEYLDALGSILKTSKTTVVPETLANIGGVFEGLSKITTKIPQVGE
- a CDS encoding heme-binding domain-containing protein gives rise to the protein MKRIFLILLGIFLLLQFFPVSRTNPPTTSEIQTSKEVKEILKRSCYDCHSNETVWPTYSYIFPASLLISHHVDEGREELNFSEFGSLAERKQNKKIYEVWEQVEEGEMPPKDYLLLHPSAQLSEKDKEILKVWTDTYHKESE